TATAAAGTCCACTGATGAACAAATGAGGATTACCAGGAACAAAGAGGggcatttcataatgataaaagagtTGTTACATTAAGAAGGTCTAAGAATCTGAAATATATGCAGAAATTAAAATTACAGGAAACAAAAACCTACgtaactgagaagaaaaaaagaaaaatacactactaCAGTCAGACTTCCATGTTCCCCTCTTAGTAAGTGACAAGCAGATAGCAAATCATTAAGTCTATAGAGGATGTGAACATGATCAGTCCGCCTGAAGTAACTGACACCGAGCACTCCACCTACAACAGAACACACAGACTTGCCAAGAGCACATGGGACCTTCATCCACATAGACTATATGATGACCATAAAATAAATACCAATGTTTCCTATAAGGATTAGATCAGACAGGATATAATCTTGGATCacaggagaattaaatgagaaataacagaaaaaaatttggtaaaaatttctaatatttggaaattaaattacatACTACTAGTTAACTCACATAGGTCAAAGAAGATGTAACaagaactgaatgaaaataaaaatctacacATCAGAATAGCCGCAAGTGAAAGTAGTGCTTACATGAAGATTTATaactttattatgtatttatttatttatctcagagtgccgtggtgtgatagctcacagcaacctcaaactcttgggctcaagccatcctctcctTCAGTTTTATtccctctatttttagtagatatgggtgtcactcttgctcaggctggtctcaaatgcctaaactcacctgcctcggcctcccacagtgctaggattatgggcatgagccacagcacctggccttatATGTGCAAAGTCctaaagaaatatatgaaaaagctACTAgattaattaaatgaatttagCAAGATCACAGTACACAAGTTTGCAACACAGAAATCAACTATATTTGTAGTGACTAGCAATAAAAAATTGGAGACAGAAAGGGcagcaatcccttatatcaatgggcaagagacatgaatagaaccttctctaaagaagacagacgaatgactaacaaacatgaaaaaatgttcatcatctctatatattagagaaatgcaaattaaaaccaccctgagataccatctaaccccagcgagaatggcccacatcacaaaatctaaaaactacagatgctggcgtggatgtggcgagaagggaacactttcacactgctggtgggactgcaaactggtacaacttttatggagaaccctcaaagcactcaagctagacctcccatttgatcctgccatcccattactgggcatctacccaggagttaaaaaatccttttatcataaggatccttgcactagactgtttattgcagctcaatttacaatcgctgaaaacagcctaaatgcccgccaacccaggaatggattaacaagctgtggtatatgtataccatggaatactattcagccattaaaaaaaatggagactgtacactttgtattaacctggatagaagtggaacacattattcttagtaaagcatcataagagtggagaagcatgaatcctatgtactcaattttgatatgaggacaattaatgacatggtgggggaaggggagaggagagagagaaaggaggagggaggggtgggggaaaggaagagcagagagaagaaaggagggaggggggtgggtcttGGTGGGTGACTCACCTTTTGGGgtcaagacacaattataagagggaccttgcctaacaaatgcaatcagtgtaacctggtttcttgtaccctcaatgaatccccaacaataaaaaaaagggagagagagagaaaatagaggcCCAGAGATGCAAAGTAACTTGTACAAGATGACATGATCATGGTCAGCAAGGGACTGACCAAGATGGCGTATCAACCCAGATAATTTGACTTCTGAATCTGTATTATTCACTCCTATCCCGCAAGTGCCACTGGCATATAATAAATTATGCTAATATTATCACTTTATTTAAATAGATGGATTATTACACATATCATGTAGAGTAGAATATATACACATTTCATAAAAGGTCTCACTTTACCATAAACTAAGTGAAATACGTAAAAGTATAAGCCAATTGATCATAAAATTGGCCCCAAACCAATATTCAGGACATGTATGTACCAAATGTAAAGGTGCTTTAAACAATATATGACCCATAGCGTTATGAAATATGAACCAAGaaaatttgagtttcttttttttttttttctaattaaatatttttctcataaaaagaaaaattggaaacagagggaagaccatgtgaagacacagggagaaagtGGCCATCAGGAAGCCATGGAAAGAGGCTCAGAAGAAATCaatctgctgacaccttgaccttagacttttttttattgagacagagtctcactttgttaccctcagtagagtgctgtgcaacctcaaacgcttgggctcttgcctcagcctctctagtagctgggactacaggcgactgccccagtgcctattttttgttgttgttttgtttagcaggcctgggctgggttcaaacgcaccagccccggagcatgtggctggtgccctgacttgatcttagacttttaatctccaaggctgttagaaaataaatttctgttgtttaagacgacaacaacaacaaaagttggaaaatgaaatttttaaaaatgccgtTTTACaatagattaaaacaaaaatggtttatgaactgaaaaataaaacacactgtTGAGAGAAATCTAGAAAAGACCTTCATAAGTGAAAATTGGAACATGTTTATGGATTGGAAAGGTTGATTACTGTTCAGGTATCGGTTCTCCCCAagatgatttacagattcaatgaaaaCTCCATTCAAAATCCcagaagggggcggcgcctgtggctcagtgagtagggcgccggccccatatgccgagggtggcgggttcaaacccagccccggccaaactgcaacaaaaaagtagccgggtgctgtggcgggcacctgtagtcccagctactcaggaggctgaggcaagagaatcgcttaagtccaggagctggaggttgctgtgagctgtgtgatgccacggcactctaccgagggccataaagtgagactctgtctctacaaaaaaaaaaaaaaaaaaaaaaaaatcccagaaggtttttatttccagaaattgacaagctgattctaatatttatatagaaatgcaaGGGTCTTAGAGCAGCCAAACAATtttctaaaagaacaaaaaagttgGAGGACTTACATGACCTTATTCTAATAAGATTAGAAAGCTACTGTTGTTGTCCTCACAGTAAACAAGTCTCTGGCATAAGGATAACATACAGATGGACCGGGCAGACGGAGACTAAAGTAGACACACAAGTACAGGATCAatggattttaataaaaatgccaAAGAAGTTCAATGGAGACAGTTTAGCAACCTGTTCAAGGTGACAGAACTAGTAACTGAGAGTAACTAGAACTGAAGGTCATAACCCAGCATGTGGGCTCCCACGTCAATTTCCTTTGTCATTGTCTATCTCAGCATGGAGTGACACAATCCTGTCAGCCCTGCCAAGGACCTTCCAAAGGTTCCCTCTCACCCTTTCAGCAGCAGTGTCAGGTCCAGTCATGATTCTCACTTCTTAGAGGTGAAAGCTTAATTGGGATCACCCAGGGATTAAGTGGCTGACTTGGAATTTCTCCACAGCTTCTATGTGAAGAATAGCAAATGTGACAGGTGATGAATAACAAAAGTGGTGTATAATCAACTGGAAATACAAAGAGGGCTCTGGAAATTGTAGGAGCCTCACACCAGAGCTTTTCTCTGAGATGCAGGAAGCGAAGAGCTGAAAGGAACAAAGTTCTTTCAAAAACACGACATGGCCTATCATCTCAACGCTTTTGGGAGGAtgacgcaggaggatcacctagagtttgagaccagcctggacaacagaacaagaccctgtcgctacaaaaaattttaagaaagaatttaaaaggcTGAGTGAGACTAACTCCCTGATGTCACAAAAAGTAAGAGGACCCTGGCttagcgcctatagcacagtggttataggaccagccacatgcactgagggtggcgggtttgaacccagcccaggcctactaaaacaacaatgacagctacaacaaaaaaatagttgggcattgtggcaggtgcctgtagtcccagctacttgagaggctgaggcaagagaatcacttaagcccaagagtcggaggttgctgtgagctgtgacgccacagaactctaccaaaggtgacatagcaagactccatctcaaaaaaaaaaaaaaaagtaagaggacCCCAATTTCTCTCTTCACAGGGAGGAAGAACCCTTACTTATTTTCAATGATGATTCAAAAGAAACGAGGGAAGTTAACTTGGAAAGGAAAAGTCACTGTGGGGGAGGTTGAAGACAAGGTCCTTAAAATCAGCAGGGGCCCTGCTCCTCACTAAATCAGAGGATCTACCACTGACTAGGCAAGGTGATCTGCAGAAGATACTTAGCTTCTTTCTgcctctcagtttcctcatcatgGGTATCACACTTATATTCCTTCTATAGCATGGGCTGTTTTGAGGATTTGATAAGATAACATATACAAAGCACTCAGAACAGTGCCCAGCACTCGGCAAGTGCTCAAGAAATGTTAGCTGTTATGTGTCAAAATCACAGCTTCTTGTCCCACATTTATTGTAGAGACATTGTggcattatattaaaaaaaaagcctaaacaTTCCAGTTAGATGGGCCTGGTTAGATTCCTGGCTCTGCTTCCTTCCTGCGTGCCTTCACCTGAGTCTCAAGTTTtacagctgttaaaaaaaaacaaaaacagttttccGTGCCGCCATAATGGTGCGCATGAACGTCCTGGCTGATGCTCTTAAGAGCATCAACAATGCCGAAAAGAGAGGCAAACGCCAGGTTCTTATAAGGCCGTGCTCCAAAGTCATCGTCCGGTTTCTAACTGTGATGATGAAGCATGGTTACATTGGCGAATTTGAAATCATCGATgatcacagagctgggaaaattgTTGTGAACCTCACAGGCAGGTTAAACAAGTGTGGAGTGATCAGCCCAAGGTTTGATGTGCAactcaaagatctagaaaaatggcagaataaTCTGCTCCCATCACGCCAGTTTGGTTTCATTGTACTGACAACTTCAGCTGGCATCATGGACCacgaagaagcaagaagaaaacacacaggagggaaaatcctgggattctttttctagggatgtaatacatactgaaaaataaaatgcttcaatggacaaaaaaaaaaaaaaaaaaaacaaaaacaaaaacccacgaTCCGTAAACGAGGCTCATGTTACTGTCCTCACAAGGTTGAAGTAAGGGTAAAAGATATGAGAGTCCAACAGAGTGCTTACAATAGAgctggcatcacagatcacaggtAAATGGAAGCTCTTAtcactcttattattttttatcaggtatgtaacctaattctttgacTACTGTGTCAGGACAAGACAACTTGAAAAAAGGTTTACACTGTTAGGGGCAAGTCTCAAGAACATTAAGTACTTTATAGTCCGCTTCAAACTAGTGAAATGCTGATGTTACTACAGGGTCCATGTGACTAGAGAATGCAATAGCTCAAATGAACAATTGCACCTGGAATTTGACCCTAAGCTGCCTCTTAATGTAATTTCATTACAAACACAAGGGCTCCTGGTTCAGggcccattttctttccttttccttttgtacCTCCTTTCCACATGACCTACAGCTGCTCGGAGGGCATGTCAGGTGTCCACCTCTGCCCTGCTTGAGTAGTCCCTGCTCGGTGTACAGCCTCCCTCTACTCACCAGCACAAATTCTCGACCAGTGAGAGAATGGCCCATATAGTGTTTCTACAAAGAGGAACAGAGGGTGTGCTGGCAATGGGCACCACAGGGAGGAAACTCAACCCTGATGAGCAGACTATAGTAAGCTAAAAAGCAGAGATCTCAGGTTCTGGTCACTGAGGGCTAATGTAATGACCTTGAAATGCCGTCTCTGTAAAGACTGGGAAAAGGAGCCCTCCTAGTTATATGCAACTATTTTCAGATGCCAAGCAGAGGGAATTCACACTGCTTATgactcttttttgtgtgtgtgatataaTTTTCACTACACTCTGTGACAGAGCTATTAACTCTACCTGCCCACATTTTACAGGGTGGCCAAAGTGAGAGTAGAGTAGTTGCTATTAGAATCCAGGTCTGTCCAACATTTTCTACACCGTAATTTTATTTCTACAGACAAGTAATGAGAACAAGTAAGTACTGCCATTTCTCTCTTCATCTCGTGATTAATTAATTTGAGAATCTAAAAAAACTGCAGACTTTCtacctatgagaatctaataaaAGCGCAAACTTTCAAAGAAATGCACTAGTACACAAAATTTTCATGCACCTTTGGTGGATGTCTAGGACATCCTATAGGGTTCAACACATGTATAAGGCAGGATCCCTGTAAACCCCTAGTGTATTCTTAGAACCTGAGGAAAACAACAAGCAGAAAAGTAATGCTAGGAGCCTGGGAGGGAAATCTAAGTTAGGGGCTGGCAAACTATACTCcatgggccaaatccagcctaccacctatttttgaaaagaagattTACTGGAACTTGGCCATAGTCGTTCCTTTacatattgtctgtggctgcttttgcacCAAAGGTAGTGTTCAGTAAGTAGCAACAGAGATTGTGTGGCCACAAAGCCCTAAATGTCTGTTATCTATCCCTACGCAGAGAGTTTGCCAACTCCTGACCTAAACCATGTGTGAGTGACTGTAACTTCTAAGACAAGCCTGTGGAATAGAAAATGGGAAAGCATACTTTCAGGAAAGTCATCTCAAAATTTTCAAGATTAGGAGAAGCAGAAAAATGGGACATCTGTCCACAGAAATTACTGATGAAAATGCAAGTTGCTAAAGAACTGAGCCACATTCCAATGGGAATATTCAACAGGCACAAAATATTTTGGGTAATAAAATCTCTTCTTGTCTTGAGGAAAGTTAAGGAAATCGTAACGATTAAATgctattgggtggtgcctgtggctcagtgggtagggcactggacccatataccgagggtggtgggttcaaatctgcctggccaaactgcaacaaaaaaatagctgggccttgtggtggacgcctgtagtcccagctactcggaaggctgaggcaagagaatcgcctaaacctaggagttggaggttgttgtgagctgtgtgacgcaacggcactctaccgagggccataaagtgagaccctgtctctatttaaaaaaaaaaaaaaaaaaaaagttcaactgGTAGATTGgacctcatcaaaattaaaacctaaaaaaaaaaaaaaaaaagaataataaaataaataaatgctattgcCGATTGTGGTAACATAAGAACCAAAAAGTCTCTCAACTGAATGATGTTTGGGAAAAGGAGGTCAGGGATTGCATGGACAATGAGAACAGAATATGGTAAGGAGGGCTTAATGAGATAACTGACACACTGACAAGCAAGTTGTATCATAAGAAGGAAAACTTTGTCGGTAACTAGAATAATAAACACTAAAGTTAAGGGATTTCATTTGATGAAGGGAGAAGTCAAGTGTGCGTCAGTGTGGCCTTCTCCCTGCAGACCTACAAGACTTACATTATCCAGGTCCTTCCGCAGTGCAATCTTACTCGTCACTAGCTCATGGGCTAAGTCATCGTTTTCCTGTTCCAATCTCATGTTAGCTTCTTGTAGACGCCTATTCTCCCGCTgaaaggtaggaaaaaaaaagttacagacaCATAAAAATCACAGGGAAATGATAATTTCTCAAGGCTAAACCTGAAAATGAATTTCTATACCCTATGGGAAAAATAAGGGACATGGCTGGTCCTTATGTTTCCAAACcaacaatttcttattttctacctGCATAAAGAAATACTTTGAAATGACTCAACTGACTTTGTCAAGCAGCTACTTCTTAACTGTGACGAAAGGCCACTGAAGTGTAACAAACTAGGCATCTAGTTTGAAGCAAAAAAAGACCACCAGACCCTGCTTTCTCTTTTGtaaattcaaaatgaaaactGAACCCAGAAACActggaactgaattttaaaaaggatgTATAAAGCTAGTTACAGGCACAATTGTATCAAAAGAAAGGCTAGAAGCTTCTCACGTCGAGGCCATGAGTACGGACCTCAAATCGCTCAATGGGGTCTTCTTGTTGGGCCTGCTGCTCCCTCATGGTGTgatattctttttcatattttttcaatttcttctgaCTAATCTGTAGGACAAATCATAGAGCAAATTAATTAGTATCAGAAAATAGTGGGCACTTCAGTGCCTGCACAGAAAAGCAAGACTTCTGGTGACCTGGGGAACCCCAGTTGCTATGAAGTAGTGCTTCCTATTCTTTTGGAGTGAAATCATCGGAGTGGGATATAAATTAAGGACCCAAAATTCTTACTCAATGACTACTGTGTCCAGGGTCCTGTTGGagatacagcagaacctccacagttgaccgaATTTTCAGAGATCAGACATGGACTACATGTATGTTCCACACAGGAGGCCTAATCCCTTGTATTGACCGCCACCGTAGATTGACCAATTTgttagtcccttgggtggtcaactcacagaggttcaaCTGTATTTGGTTGTTAATACTTTAATGAACATCCTACAGATGGTACTTTCTACTTGAGTTCTGGGTTCTATTTGCCCCTAATAATAAGAAGCAGCCATTTTATTCAGCACGTACCAGAACTGCTGCTAAATGCTTTAAATGTGTGATCTCACAACACTTGTACAAGGTACACTATTATTACCTATTATCCTTTTCATTTTGTAGGCAAGTTAACTGAGGGATAAAGAGATTGGTTATATAACTTGACCAAAGTTACTCATTCGAGGACTGGCAAATTTAGGATTTGAGCCCAGGCAGTTGGACTCCAtccaaagtccaagttgtaacCACCTACCTTACTACCCTACCACTTCTCTAACCTCTTTCCTCACTTTTCTAACTGCCCCTGTTATTTGAAATAGGCACAATTCTCTCTGCTAGCAAAAACACAGCTCTGCTGACCACTCCACCTATGTGCCCTTTTGCCCCATCaatcttctcctttctctaaagCCTTTTCTTACCAACCATTTTGCAAACCATAGCCCTGTATCTTCATGACCATTGCTTCATGATTTCTCCCTCCTTAATCTCTATAAATCAGACTTTTATTCTGACTACCCTACACAAAGAACCCTCTTGAAAGTCACCAATGGTGTTTTACTCCACGCACTGGGTCCCCACTTAGATATCAAAACTCCTTAACTTTCAAGCTGTAACATGACCTGCtcctttttcttctatcttttctctATGCTCTTGGCTTTCCTTCTACCTATCAGGTGTTCCCCACCTTCTCTTTCTTCAATCTCATAACCAAGGCCCAAGGGCACACCTTCAAGATGTAATTTGTCTGTTTGATTCTTTCTTCCAAACTGCTAATCCATTccctatgttttaaaaaattacaaaatataatagaaaagtGTTAAACTAGTATATACAATTCATACTTACTATttatttcagacagagtctcaagctgttgccctgggtagggtgccgtggcgttacagctcacagcaacctcaaactcttaggcttaagcgattctcttgcctcagcctcccaagtagctgggactacaggcacctgccagaacacctggctgtttttttggttgtagttgtcattgttgtttggcaggcctgggctggattcaaaccggtcAGCTTCAGTGTACGTgactgatgccttagctgctgagctataggacctgagccttatttatttttttcctgagacagtttcattatgtcaccctcagtagagtgccataatgtcacagctcacagcaacctcaaactcttggttttaagcaattctcttgcctcagcctcctgagtagctgggactacaggtgcccaccacaatgcttggctttttttttttttttttttaattatagttgtcattgttgtttagcaggcccaggctgggctcgaagctgccagcctcagtgtatgtggctggtgccataaccactgagctatgggcacctaaTCGAAGTCCAAGATTAACTTTGTGTCTCtcataaaaatagcattttaagtGAATTCAGGAAGCAGGAAAAACTATAGATTCAGCCCCAGAGCTCTGAATCACACCTACTATTAGCTGACTCCCATCAGAAGGCTTTGGAAATTACAGCTTCACAaggatatatatatgtacatatatatacacacacacatatacttgtgtgtgtgtactaatgtacacaattTAAAGAACGAGTAAAAGTAATAATCATCCCTTCTTGAAGCTTCAATAATTAGCATTAAATTGGTTACTTGGAAATCTAGCTGTTAGGTCTTCAGGTCCAGGTAACTAACAGTATAGTCCAACTTCCTTCTATTACTGATGAAGAGACTGAGACctggaaagggggtgggggtgggaaaggcCCACATTTGTGGCATGCAGGTATTAACATCTCCAATTCCCTGTTCTGTTATGCTCTGTCTTGAGCTGCCTGGTGTTCCTCTCCCACTGACTCTGTGAACACCTCCCTTACTTGAGATCTTATAGGCCTGCTTTGATTGGAGCTCCATTCCTAGAGTGTGGCTGCTGCCCAAGGAAGGAAGACAGCACTATGCCCTGGCTTTAGTCAATAGCAAGATGTCCATTCAACATTTGGGGTGAGGCTGGAAGCTGTAGAGTATCATCTTTAGATCCAGATCCTCTGTGGTTTCAGGTCAATGCTGGGGTAAATGTGTATTGCATACCTAAGTGACCTGCAAAGAAAGCAGCTAAATAAAATGTCTGTGTGATCAGTAAATGTTATAAAGAGCTTGTAAATAGCAGACACTTCATCCTAGTGCTCTCTGTAACCTGAAAAGTGAGAAGGGAAAACAGTGGATATGAGGCTCCCTCAGCACTTTTAAAACAACCAAAGTGACACCAAATACTATAAAACATTTTCACCAATCTTTAGGACTCTTTGGCTGTTTATTCTTATAGTAGGATAACATTTTCctccataaatatgtattttataaggctcattacaaaataatttcttctatATTTCATTAACCTGTATTACATACAACTGCCTTATCCTCCCAGAAAATGGGTTGATTCTCCCTCAGCATTATAACGACAGTTAACGTATGCTGATTTCCTGCTAAATGCTAGAATCTTTACATAGAACATCTCATTTGCTTCTTACATTTTTGTGATAGGTCATAAGTagttacacacacaaaaaaaataagtagtttttttttttcgcttttcccattttataagtTTTCTGCATTGagcatgaattatttttataaataagaaaaaatactatttaaaaattattctcatcATTATTCTGGTCTTTTCTAAAACAGGATTCTGATCATCTCTCTAGCTAATGATCTGTCTTGCTTCTGAATCAAGGGGTCACCTGTCAGTTCTGGGTGCACAGAAAGCTCTGCCATCTTGGACTAGCTCAGTTTCTTCCCATTCTTCAGCCTCACTAGTTCTCAGTCTCTCTCCCCCGGCCTTAAATGCTTCACTTTCCACTCCTACcgtaaacacaaaataaattaaaataccatAGCTTGGAGGGATTCACAGCTGATGCTGACTTTTATAGAGTGGTTGGCTACATACCAAAGCCAACCAGTTCAGAATACCTCTGAGGTGCCCACCCAAGACAAAGACCGATGCCTGACATTTGAACAGGGAACCAGGAGGCaccagcagtggcagcagcagtgtAAGCCTCCTCCTGAGCCTGCATCCTAGACAGACTAGCACCTCTCAGCCTGACTGTCATACATTACCAGTGTTTGCCCCAGGCCAGAACTGTGTTTCACTCCCTGTTATCCCTTGTCCATGGACACAGGGAGTGCCTAGAAATGCTTGCTAAATTAGTGAAGTAATCTGGACCTTCTTTTCCTTGCACTGACAATTCTTCTCAATGGAAGTGGTATCCAAAGTGGACACATAATGGAAGCCTATTCTTTCTGTCTGGATAACCCCACACCTGGCTCACTCCTATTCACCCTTCAGATCAGAGCTCCAACACCCCTTCCTTCAGCAAACCCCAACCCTCATCCCCTGTCAGATCAAGTCTTTCAGTTACATACGAGTATTCCCATAGCATCAGGGCACTTCCTCTATGACCCCTGTCCAAGTTTAAAATTACTAGGTGCCTACTTAATTGTCTATCTTCCTGATAGAAAACGGCCATATCTGTTTTGCTTAGCATTCTGTCTCCTGAATATAACTGAGACTCTAATCAGGATGCTGAACAAATCAAAGCCAAAGCCTTCCTTTTAACCTAGTAAGGATGCAATAGGGACATTTATTTACCCAATAGTTGAACCTACGCCATGCAGTGGAGGCATTAATGATATGAAGACATACACAGATCCCAGTATGCCGactccatgagggcaggaacTCCTACTATTCATAGTGAAATTCCCAATGCTTGTCACACAGTAAGCATGAAAATACTTAATGAACAGAGACTACGGAGTCTAAGATTAATTTTGTGTCTCTcataaaaaaagcattttaagtgAATTCAGCTCCAGAGCTCTGAATCACACCTACTGTTAGCTGACTCCCATCAGAACGCTTTGGAAATTATAGTTTcacaaagatacacacacacacacacacacatttttaaagcaggcccaggctgggttcaaactcgccaacCCTAGTACACTGGGCCAGCGCTCaaccaactgagctatgggtgcccagcacACAGAGGTATTTTTGCCCtcaaaaaagattaaatttgaaattctttCCTTGTTCTGTTTaaatgaactttcttttttttttttaaatttttttttatttttaatttcagcttgcttgttcatttttcatttgaagtactttttttttttttttgttcattttctttcttcttagatgttctttctctggcgatgctctgtccccttgACTCCCCAGTAGgggggattacagacgcccaccacaacgtctggctagttttgatgttagtagagacggggtcttactctggctcacatgCTGTTACATagaggtctcgaacctctgagctcaggca
This region of Nycticebus coucang isolate mNycCou1 chromosome 2, mNycCou1.pri, whole genome shotgun sequence genomic DNA includes:
- the LOC128566342 gene encoding 40S ribosomal protein S15a → MVRMNVLADALKSINNAEKRGKRQVLIRPCSKVIVRFLTVMMKHGYIGEFEIIDDHRAGKIVVNLTGRLNKCGVISPRFDVQLKDLEKWQNNLLPSRQFGFIVLTTSAGIMDHEEARRKHTGGKILGFFF